A genomic stretch from Flavobacterium sp. KS-LB2 includes:
- a CDS encoding ATP-dependent DNA helicase — translation MNSSLFYSLLQKKFPFQPTYKQDIFFQKIAIFLTETDNKTIFVLKGYAGTGKTTVISTIVNSLLDINKKYVLLAPTGRAAKVIANYSNKPAFTIHKKIYFPKKASGGGVSFTLQQNKHKNTIFIVDEASMISDTNSDSKLYENGSLLDDLISYVYSGTNCKMILLGDTAQLPPVNLDISPALDIRTLGMNYDKEVEHIELDEVMRQEENSGILHNATELRELLKDSFITEFKFNLRKFKDIVRLTDGYDIQDAINSAYSNYSIEDTAFIVRSNKRANQYNEQIRTKILDKESELSTGDFLMVVKNNYFWLKDSDEAGFIANGDIVEILEIFNIKELYGFKFAKVKIRMIDYPNQIPFETVLLMDTIKSESPSLTYEESNRLYQEVLKDYEGETKFKQFQKVKANEYFNGLQVKFSYAITCHKSQGGQWNTVFIEQPYLPDGINRDYIRWLYTAMTRAKNKLYLIGFKDENFVE, via the coding sequence ATGAATTCCTCCCTGTTTTATAGTCTTTTACAAAAAAAATTCCCTTTTCAACCCACATATAAACAGGATATTTTTTTTCAAAAAATAGCAATTTTTTTAACCGAAACTGATAATAAAACCATCTTCGTATTAAAAGGATATGCGGGAACGGGAAAAACAACCGTGATTTCTACGATTGTAAACAGTTTATTGGACATCAATAAAAAATATGTTTTGTTGGCACCAACGGGTCGTGCGGCTAAAGTAATTGCTAATTATTCGAATAAACCAGCTTTTACGATTCATAAAAAAATCTACTTTCCCAAGAAAGCTTCCGGTGGTGGCGTTTCGTTTACCTTGCAACAAAATAAACACAAAAACACCATATTTATAGTCGATGAAGCTTCGATGATTTCTGATACGAATTCTGATTCGAAGTTATATGAAAACGGTTCCTTATTAGATGATTTGATTTCGTATGTCTATTCGGGAACCAATTGCAAAATGATTTTATTGGGAGATACCGCTCAGTTGCCTCCTGTGAATTTGGATATCAGTCCCGCATTGGACATTCGCACATTGGGAATGAATTATGATAAGGAAGTAGAGCATATTGAGTTGGATGAAGTCATGCGTCAGGAAGAAAATTCCGGGATTTTGCATAATGCCACAGAACTTCGGGAATTATTGAAAGATTCTTTTATCACCGAATTTAAATTTAATCTTCGAAAATTCAAAGATATCGTTCGACTTACCGATGGCTATGATATTCAGGATGCCATCAATTCCGCCTACAGTAATTATAGTATAGAAGACACCGCTTTTATTGTTCGTTCGAATAAAAGAGCGAATCAATATAATGAACAAATCAGAACCAAAATCCTCGATAAAGAAAGTGAACTTTCCACTGGCGATTTCCTGATGGTGGTGAAGAATAATTATTTTTGGTTGAAAGATTCTGACGAAGCCGGCTTTATTGCTAATGGTGATATTGTCGAAATATTGGAAATTTTCAACATTAAAGAATTGTATGGTTTTAAGTTTGCCAAAGTAAAAATCCGAATGATTGATTACCCCAATCAGATTCCATTTGAAACGGTATTATTAATGGACACCATAAAAAGTGAATCGCCGTCTTTAACCTATGAAGAATCCAATAGATTGTATCAGGAAGTTTTGAAAGATTACGAAGGTGAAACCAAATTCAAGCAGTTCCAAAAAGTAAAAGCCAACGAATATTTTAATGGCTTACAAGTTAAATTTTCGTACGCAATAACTTGTCATAAATCACAAGGTGGTCAGTGGAATACTGTTTTTATAGAACAACCGTATTTGCCGGACGGCATCAATAGAGATTATATTCGGTGGTTGTACACCGCTATGACTCGAGCCAAAAATAAATTATATTTGATAGGTTTTAAAGATGAGAATTTTGTGGAGTAA
- the ygiD gene encoding 4,5-DOPA-extradiol-dioxygenase: protein MNTLNDLHKISGSFSNTEKMPVLFLGHGSPMNAIEENQFVTGFRNLAKTLPQPNAILCISAHWFTKGTKVTAMEMPRTIHDFGGFPQALFDVEYPAKGSPELAIETKQLLTPVEVELDEHWGLDHGAWSVIKHLYPEANVPVIQLSIDYTKPAQYHFDLARKLSDLRHKGILIVGSGNIIHNLRMVDFQDFDKDDYGYDWAIEARATINEYLADGNFQPLIDFEKQSRAFQLAIPTPEHYLPLIYTLGLKGKHEELSLFNDKLLGGSLSMTSVKII, encoded by the coding sequence ATGAATACTTTAAACGACTTACATAAAATATCAGGTTCTTTTTCGAATACCGAAAAAATGCCGGTTTTGTTTTTGGGACACGGCAGCCCGATGAATGCGATTGAAGAAAATCAATTTGTGACTGGTTTTCGAAATCTGGCTAAAACGTTGCCGCAACCAAATGCTATTTTATGTATTTCAGCGCATTGGTTTACCAAGGGGACAAAGGTTACCGCCATGGAAATGCCAAGAACGATTCACGACTTTGGAGGTTTTCCACAAGCGTTGTTCGATGTGGAATATCCAGCAAAAGGAAGTCCGGAATTAGCGATAGAAACCAAACAATTGTTGACTCCGGTAGAGGTAGAGCTGGACGAACATTGGGGTTTGGATCACGGTGCTTGGAGTGTTATTAAACATTTATATCCGGAAGCGAATGTTCCTGTAATTCAGTTGAGTATTGATTATACAAAACCGGCTCAGTATCATTTTGATTTGGCTAGAAAATTAAGTGATTTACGCCACAAAGGAATATTGATTGTAGGAAGCGGGAATATTATCCATAATTTAAGAATGGTTGATTTTCAAGATTTTGATAAAGATGATTATGGATATGATTGGGCGATTGAAGCCAGAGCAACTATAAATGAGTATTTAGCAGATGGAAATTTCCAACCGTTGATTGATTTCGAAAAACAAAGCAGGGCTTTTCAATTAGCCATTCCTACTCCAGAACATTATTTGCCTTTGATTTACACTTTGGGACTAAAAGGAAAACACGAAGAACTGAGTTTGTTTAACGATAAATTATTAGGCGGTTCGTTGAGCATGACTTCGGTGAAGATTATATAG
- a CDS encoding GNAT family N-acetyltransferase, translating to MKTQDDKKLDNPVWFSLSETHQSFAVDYSSIKFYHPDYCPFGGFEKGDAISKSIDEYSVMVDSFFVVGEKPLLSKELKLNKELVCLQMIVYNPIDIAINDPIIKLTDEHIDALYELVNLVQPGYFKRKTALLGNYYGIFKDDELLAVTGERMQMNDFIEVSAVVTHPNHTGKGYAKQLVIHTVNEIFKQNKMPYLHVIEDNYGAIQLYEKLGFSIRRKISFWNITK from the coding sequence GTGAAAACACAAGACGATAAAAAATTAGACAACCCCGTTTGGTTTTCGTTATCAGAAACGCATCAAAGTTTTGCGGTAGATTATAGCAGTATAAAATTCTATCATCCGGATTATTGTCCGTTTGGTGGTTTTGAAAAAGGCGACGCTATTTCAAAGTCTATCGATGAATATTCCGTAATGGTTGATAGTTTTTTTGTTGTTGGTGAAAAACCGTTACTTTCAAAAGAATTAAAGTTAAATAAAGAATTGGTTTGTCTTCAAATGATTGTTTACAATCCAATCGATATTGCAATTAATGATCCAATCATTAAACTTACTGACGAACACATTGATGCTTTATATGAGTTGGTGAACTTGGTACAACCGGGTTATTTTAAAAGAAAAACCGCTTTATTAGGCAATTATTATGGTATTTTCAAAGATGATGAACTTCTTGCCGTGACTGGTGAACGCATGCAAATGAATGACTTTATTGAAGTCAGCGCTGTAGTCACACATCCCAATCATACTGGAAAAGGATATGCCAAACAATTAGTTATACATACCGTAAATGAAATTTTCAAGCAAAATAAAATGCCTTATTTACATGTAATTGAAGATAATTATGGAGCAATACAATTGTACGAGAAATTGGGTTTTTCGATCAGACGTAAAATTAGTTTTTGGAATATCACGAAGTGA
- the kdsB gene encoding 3-deoxy-manno-octulosonate cytidylyltransferase, with translation MKIIAVIPARYASTRFPAKLMQDLGGKTVILRTYEAAINTNLFDDVFVVTDSDLIYDEIVSHGGKAIRSIKEHESGSDRIAEAVENLDVDIVINVQGDEPFIDAEPLAKVIEVFKNDLDKKVDLASLMREITNEDDINNPNNVKVVVDQNGFALYFSRSVIPYPREKNVGVRYMQHIGIYAFRKQALLDFYSLPMQSLEASEKLEQLRYLEFGKRIKMIETTHVGIGIDTLEDLEKARLML, from the coding sequence ATGAAAATAATAGCAGTCATTCCCGCACGTTACGCTTCGACACGATTTCCCGCAAAATTAATGCAGGATTTAGGAGGTAAAACGGTCATTTTAAGAACTTATGAAGCCGCCATAAACACTAATTTATTTGATGATGTTTTTGTGGTAACGGATTCGGATTTAATTTATGACGAAATCGTTTCTCATGGAGGAAAAGCCATTCGAAGCATCAAGGAACATGAATCAGGAAGTGATCGAATTGCAGAAGCAGTTGAAAATTTGGACGTTGACATTGTAATCAATGTGCAAGGTGATGAACCATTTATTGATGCGGAACCATTGGCAAAAGTGATTGAAGTTTTTAAAAATGATTTAGATAAAAAAGTGGATTTAGCTTCGTTGATGCGAGAAATTACTAATGAAGACGACATCAATAATCCCAACAATGTAAAAGTGGTCGTGGATCAAAATGGATTCGCATTATACTTTTCACGTTCGGTAATTCCATATCCAAGAGAGAAAAATGTGGGTGTTCGCTACATGCAACACATCGGGATTTATGCTTTTAGAAAACAAGCATTATTGGATTTTTATAGTTTACCAATGCAATCTTTGGAAGCATCCGAAAAATTGGAACAATTGCGTTATCTGGAATTTGGAAAACGAATCAAAATGATCGAAACTACTCATGTTGGCATTGGAATTGATACGCTGGAAGATTTAGAAAAAGCGAGACTGATGTTGTAA
- a CDS encoding potassium channel family protein, whose product MKKIIKKLLLGKTSKGVQPKFNPIQKRIQNIQSIWNNDHQEDNGIEKIVRLLLASSQLLFPGIYIKYWASKKGVEYQDLALDFYVLLKVIFPIVILINDWQSHQWLIWILIYVFLETVFYIPTLIFASDLFSKPRSYKRSMLLLFFNYLEIAFAYAVFYSCDSYLNKPFSHWFDAVYFSIVTSSSIGYGDYYPLTTIGKFLVTTQALLFLFFIVLFLNFFSTKVKTKGYFDHENVE is encoded by the coding sequence ATGAAAAAAATTATAAAGAAATTGTTACTTGGAAAAACATCAAAAGGTGTGCAGCCAAAATTTAATCCCATTCAAAAAAGGATACAAAACATTCAATCGATTTGGAATAACGATCATCAGGAGGATAATGGAATTGAAAAAATAGTTCGCTTATTACTTGCCTCTTCCCAATTACTTTTCCCGGGAATTTATATTAAATATTGGGCTAGTAAAAAAGGAGTCGAATATCAAGATTTAGCTTTAGATTTTTATGTTTTGCTAAAAGTGATTTTTCCAATAGTCATTTTAATAAACGATTGGCAAAGTCATCAATGGCTTATTTGGATTCTTATTTATGTTTTTTTAGAAACCGTTTTTTACATTCCAACATTGATTTTTGCTTCTGATTTGTTTTCAAAACCACGTTCATACAAAAGATCCATGTTGTTACTTTTTTTTAATTATTTGGAAATCGCATTTGCTTATGCCGTATTTTATTCTTGTGACAGTTACTTGAACAAACCCTTTTCCCATTGGTTTGACGCCGTTTATTTCAGTATTGTAACTTCCTCTTCCATCGGTTATGGTGATTATTATCCATTAACAACCATTGGGAAATTTCTTGTAACTACACAAGCGTTATTGTTTCTATTTTTTATCGTGCTTTTTTTGAATTTCTTTTCTACCAAAGTAAAAACGAAAGGCTATTTTGATCATGAAAATGTAGAATGA
- a CDS encoding spermidine synthase, with protein MIKKIFSYLFPVKIYETKSSLSKSIEVTWTNGELVLDSENANYSYGSLQRILKLGLKNIGYEKIVPMKHILVLGVAGGSVIKTLVDEIKYKGKITGVEIDPEIIKIANTYFKLDGVKNLEIIIDDAFEFVLKTKTKYDLIIVDIFQDTIMPNFLFETFFINRICFLLNSNGFILFNTMILNDDQNQRNKKYVAEFFNPQFKIKAIPRLEIHNELIVIEKLN; from the coding sequence ATGATCAAAAAAATATTCAGCTATCTATTTCCCGTAAAAATTTATGAAACAAAATCTTCATTGAGCAAATCGATTGAAGTGACTTGGACTAATGGCGAATTAGTTTTAGATTCTGAAAATGCCAATTATTCGTATGGTAGTTTGCAACGCATTTTGAAATTAGGATTAAAAAACATTGGCTATGAAAAAATAGTTCCCATGAAACATATTCTTGTTCTAGGAGTTGCGGGCGGAAGCGTTATCAAAACATTAGTGGACGAAATAAAATACAAAGGGAAAATTACTGGAGTTGAAATTGATCCCGAAATAATTAAAATAGCCAATACCTATTTTAAATTGGATGGAGTGAAAAATCTTGAAATTATAATTGATGATGCTTTCGAATTTGTTTTGAAAACTAAAACCAAATACGATTTAATTATTGTCGATATTTTTCAAGATACAATAATGCCGAATTTTCTATTTGAAACTTTTTTCATCAATAGAATTTGTTTCCTGCTCAACAGCAATGGATTCATTTTATTTAATACGATGATTTTAAATGATGATCAAAATCAAAGAAATAAAAAATATGTGGCTGAGTTTTTTAATCCTCAATTTAAAATAAAGGCAATCCCGAGACTTGAAATTCATAACGAGTTGATTGTTATTGAAAAATTGAATTAA
- a CDS encoding 1-acyl-sn-glycerol-3-phosphate acyltransferase: MKKQLYKWIFFKIMGWKIVGGIDADIKKCVMMVMPHTSAHDFYLGIFTRGITGLEMNWVGKKELFRFPFGFYFRYMGGEPLDRSGGLNKVDSIAAIFQRKEIFRLAVAPEGTREKVTELKTGFYYIALKANVPIIPVTFDFGRKEVNLGNPVLPTGDIESDMAILKKHYKGVKGKIPEKGYSFE; this comes from the coding sequence ATGAAGAAACAATTATACAAATGGATATTTTTCAAGATCATGGGTTGGAAAATAGTTGGAGGTATTGATGCGGATATAAAGAAATGTGTGATGATGGTTATGCCGCATACTAGTGCACATGATTTTTATTTAGGTATTTTTACTAGAGGAATAACTGGACTGGAAATGAATTGGGTTGGTAAAAAGGAATTGTTTCGTTTTCCTTTCGGATTTTATTTTAGGTATATGGGCGGAGAGCCATTGGATCGCTCTGGCGGTTTGAATAAAGTCGATTCGATTGCGGCTATTTTTCAAAGGAAAGAAATTTTTCGTTTGGCTGTTGCCCCAGAAGGAACTCGCGAAAAAGTTACCGAATTAAAAACAGGATTTTATTATATCGCTTTAAAAGCTAATGTGCCTATAATTCCTGTAACGTTTGATTTTGGAAGAAAAGAAGTGAACTTAGGAAATCCAGTTTTACCAACTGGAGATATCGAAAGTGATATGGCAATTTTGAAGAAACATTATAAAGGGGTAAAAGGTAAAATCCCGGAAAAAGGATATTCATTCGAATAA
- a CDS encoding helix-turn-helix domain-containing protein encodes MVNIEDFIKRLEILLDYYSLNASSFADKIGVQRSSLSHLLSGRNKPSLDFILKILDVFPDVDLYWILNGKGTFPKNSEQLDNIKNSDEQVTIQNNPTLPNPEIIPENLFSEIKIPNPIPALEPKKIENQNCTTKSYSSEIDKIVIFYKNGTFKSYVPD; translated from the coding sequence ATGGTAAACATAGAAGATTTTATAAAAAGGTTAGAAATTTTACTCGATTATTACAGTCTGAATGCTTCTTCCTTTGCAGATAAAATTGGCGTACAGCGTTCCAGTTTGTCTCACCTACTTTCAGGTAGAAACAAACCAAGTTTGGATTTTATTCTTAAAATATTGGATGTTTTTCCAGATGTAGATTTGTATTGGATATTGAACGGAAAAGGAACTTTCCCAAAAAATTCGGAACAGTTAGATAATATAAAAAATAGCGATGAGCAAGTTACAATACAAAATAATCCCACTCTACCTAACCCAGAAATCATTCCTGAAAATTTATTTTCGGAAATAAAAATCCCTAATCCGATTCCTGCATTGGAACCAAAAAAAATAGAAAATCAAAACTGCACTACAAAATCATATTCCAGTGAAATTGATAAAATCGTGATTTTTTATAAAAACGGAACTTTTAAAAGTTATGTTCCGGATTAA
- a CDS encoding M14 family metallopeptidase — protein MNLEQLFSQYKEESIRGRYITLDSIEPLLQKLNTNNQLQIIGKSVLGKSIYSYQIGEGKTKIFLWSQMHGNESTTTKALFDFLNVLHSGSELAQKLLSTFTFCSIPMLNPDGATLYTRENANKVDLNRDSQALTQPESRILRATFEVFKPDYCFNLHDQRTIFGVSDTGKPATLSFLAPSYNEEREINVSRLKAINLIASINEELQEYLPNQIGRFDDSFNINCIGDTFQYLGVPTLLFEAGHFANDYEREETRKYVFMALISSFRALSENVIVSNGINKYLNIPQNKVVFYDFMYKNIKINYDGIEIITNFASQYKEELIENRICFNAYVSQIGNLENYFGHFEYDAKGALYTDDFGNIPKLNQKTDFSLDNNIKFVNGMIKI, from the coding sequence ATGAATTTAGAACAATTATTCAGTCAGTATAAAGAGGAATCCATTCGCGGTCGTTACATTACTTTGGATTCAATTGAGCCATTATTACAAAAATTAAACACTAATAATCAACTACAAATTATTGGAAAATCAGTTCTTGGAAAATCTATTTATTCGTATCAAATTGGAGAAGGTAAAACCAAAATTTTTCTATGGTCACAAATGCATGGAAATGAAAGTACAACTACAAAAGCGTTGTTTGATTTTTTAAATGTATTGCATAGTGGTTCAGAATTGGCTCAAAAATTACTTAGCACATTTACTTTTTGCAGTATTCCAATGTTGAATCCTGATGGCGCTACATTGTATACGAGAGAAAATGCGAATAAAGTGGATTTAAATCGCGATTCACAAGCGCTAACCCAGCCTGAAAGTAGAATTTTAAGAGCAACTTTCGAGGTTTTCAAGCCTGATTACTGTTTTAATCTACATGATCAGCGTACTATTTTTGGTGTCAGTGATACTGGAAAACCAGCTACTCTGTCATTTCTGGCGCCTTCTTACAATGAAGAGCGAGAAATAAATGTGTCTAGATTGAAGGCTATTAATTTGATTGCAAGTATCAATGAGGAACTTCAGGAGTATTTACCAAATCAAATTGGGCGTTTTGACGATTCGTTTAATATAAACTGTATAGGGGATACTTTTCAATATTTAGGCGTGCCTACTTTATTGTTTGAAGCTGGACATTTTGCGAATGATTATGAAAGAGAAGAAACACGTAAGTATGTTTTTATGGCGCTAATTTCGAGTTTTAGGGCACTTAGCGAAAACGTTATAGTTAGCAATGGAATTAATAAATATTTGAATATTCCTCAAAATAAAGTCGTTTTTTATGATTTTATGTATAAAAACATCAAAATAAATTATGATGGTATTGAAATAATCACCAATTTTGCATCACAATACAAAGAAGAGTTAATTGAAAATCGGATTTGTTTTAATGCCTATGTTTCGCAAATAGGAAATTTAGAAAATTATTTTGGTCATTTTGAATATGACGCTAAAGGAGCTTTATATACAGATGATTTTGGTAATATTCCTAAATTAAATCAAAAAACTGATTTTTCTTTAGATAATAACATAAAATTTGTTAACGGAATGATAAAAATATAA
- a CDS encoding Lrp/AsnC family transcriptional regulator → MSKFRLDEVDHQILDMLIDNTRVPFTDIAKKLLISAGTVHVRVKKMEDAGIIMGSSLVLDYDKLGYSFIAYVGVFLNNTSQTKFVLERINEIPFVTVASVTTGKFNIFCKIRAKDTKHAKDVIFMIDDIDGVYRTETMISLEESINDKKRLMHTIFKNM, encoded by the coding sequence ATGAGTAAATTTCGTTTAGATGAAGTAGATCACCAGATTTTAGATATGTTGATAGATAATACAAGAGTTCCATTTACGGATATTGCAAAAAAATTATTGATTTCTGCAGGAACTGTTCATGTTAGAGTGAAAAAAATGGAAGATGCCGGAATTATCATGGGGTCTTCATTGGTTCTTGATTATGATAAATTAGGATATTCTTTTATTGCGTATGTTGGTGTTTTTCTAAACAATACCTCTCAGACAAAATTTGTTTTAGAGCGGATTAACGAAATTCCATTTGTAACAGTAGCTTCTGTTACTACTGGTAAATTTAATATCTTTTGTAAAATTAGAGCAAAAGATACCAAACATGCTAAGGATGTTATCTTTATGATTGATGATATTGATGGTGTTTACAGAACTGAAACTATGATCTCACTTGAGGAAAGCATAAATGATAAGAAGCGCTTGATGCATACTATTTTTAAAAATATGTAA
- a CDS encoding phosphoenolpyruvate carboxylase: MYTLPKIERFNQDVLSKYHIYNSVFITLPFDSIDSTGVLLPLFTDVCEIGFKKQETPKEIVDFFAKRYLQSASETEKIDLMFRFIQYIERQIVLFDAIEDAAFPVVNNMEGRGSLRDIKEKSDAKDKEGELIDFLEDFNVRTVLTAHPTQFYPGAVLGIINDLTEAIRKNNLLDIKQLLAQLGKTPFIQNEKPNPFDEAVSLIWYLENVFYQTSGEMVHYLQKNIFNGNSIQNPLIKLGFWPGGDRDGNPFVTTEITLKVAERLRTSILKCYYVEMRNLKRKLTFSGVDTLVTELEQKLYRSVFYSKGEIFITLNEFKSQLSKIKQIVIDQHQSLYLDELDALLIKVNLFGFHFASLDIRQNSKIHDSVFKDVVGLFSNSNTLVFPKNYYELSEQEKFSVLSKVKGNLDPVVFENEMTRSTIESIQAIKTIQENNGEFGANRYIISNNESALNVMETFALFRLSNWENPSVDIIPLFESVDDLQNAHEIMEKLYTNPAYATHLANRNNKQTIMLGFSDGTKDGGYLMANWSIYKAKEELTAISRKYGIKAIFFDGRGGPPARGGGKTHKFYASLGPNIENNEIQVTVQGQTISSNFGTLDSCRYNLENLLSAGVTNQVFSKGQNELSTDEKDILDQLAGLGYEKYLSFKNHPKFIPYLEQMSTLKYYAKTNIGSRPSKRSKSEHLDFADLRAIPFVGSWSQLKQNVPGFFGVGSALKHFEDTNQWDKVQDLYDNSMFFKTLLENSMMSLAKSFFPLTAYMRKDPQFGEFWQIIYDEFLETKRLLLKIAGHKELMENYPDGKASIQIRERIVLPLLTIQQYALLRINELNKEAKPDGALIKVYEKIVTRSLFGNTNASRNSA, from the coding sequence ATGTATACACTACCAAAAATTGAACGTTTCAATCAGGACGTTCTTTCTAAATACCACATTTATAATAGTGTTTTTATAACATTGCCTTTTGATTCTATTGATAGCACTGGAGTTTTACTTCCTTTGTTTACAGATGTTTGTGAAATTGGTTTTAAAAAACAAGAAACACCTAAGGAGATAGTTGATTTTTTTGCCAAACGATATTTGCAAAGCGCTTCTGAAACAGAGAAAATTGATTTAATGTTTCGTTTTATCCAATATATCGAACGTCAAATTGTATTATTTGATGCTATTGAAGACGCTGCTTTTCCAGTTGTTAACAACATGGAAGGAAGGGGTTCATTGAGAGATATTAAAGAAAAATCAGATGCAAAAGACAAGGAAGGTGAATTGATAGATTTCCTAGAAGATTTTAATGTAAGAACGGTTTTAACTGCTCATCCTACGCAATTTTATCCAGGAGCTGTTCTAGGAATTATTAATGATTTAACCGAAGCTATTCGAAAAAATAACTTGTTGGATATTAAACAGTTGTTAGCTCAATTAGGGAAGACACCTTTTATTCAAAACGAAAAACCAAATCCTTTTGACGAAGCGGTAAGTTTAATCTGGTATCTTGAAAATGTCTTTTATCAAACTTCTGGAGAAATGGTGCATTATCTTCAAAAAAATATTTTTAATGGGAATTCCATACAAAATCCATTAATTAAACTAGGATTTTGGCCTGGTGGTGATCGTGATGGAAATCCATTTGTTACAACTGAAATTACTTTAAAAGTAGCGGAACGTTTGAGAACCTCGATTTTAAAGTGTTATTATGTAGAAATGAGAAATTTAAAAAGAAAACTAACTTTCTCAGGTGTAGATACTTTAGTTACTGAACTAGAACAAAAACTATATAGGTCAGTTTTTTATTCTAAAGGTGAAATTTTCATCACTTTAAACGAGTTTAAGTCGCAATTAAGTAAAATTAAGCAGATTGTTATTGACCAGCACCAGTCTTTGTATTTGGATGAATTAGATGCTCTTCTAATTAAAGTGAATCTGTTTGGTTTTCATTTCGCGTCTTTAGATATTCGTCAAAATAGTAAAATACACGATAGTGTGTTTAAAGATGTTGTTGGATTGTTTTCTAATTCCAATACCTTAGTTTTTCCTAAAAATTATTATGAGCTTTCTGAGCAGGAGAAATTTTCAGTATTGTCTAAAGTTAAAGGCAATCTTGATCCAGTTGTTTTCGAAAATGAAATGACAAGATCTACTATTGAGTCAATTCAAGCTATAAAAACAATTCAGGAGAATAATGGGGAATTTGGTGCAAACCGCTATATAATTAGTAATAATGAAAGTGCGCTTAATGTAATGGAAACTTTTGCATTATTCCGCTTGAGTAATTGGGAAAATCCATCGGTTGATATCATTCCGCTTTTCGAATCTGTTGATGATTTGCAGAATGCGCATGAAATCATGGAGAAATTATATACAAATCCTGCTTATGCGACGCATTTGGCTAACAGAAATAATAAGCAAACAATTATGCTTGGCTTTTCTGACGGAACAAAAGATGGTGGGTATTTAATGGCGAATTGGAGTATTTATAAAGCAAAAGAAGAGCTTACTGCAATTTCTAGAAAATATGGCATAAAAGCGATTTTCTTTGATGGTCGCGGTGGTCCGCCAGCTCGTGGTGGTGGGAAAACACATAAGTTCTATGCTTCATTAGGTCCAAATATTGAAAACAATGAAATTCAGGTTACGGTTCAAGGGCAAACAATTAGCTCTAATTTTGGAACACTAGACTCTTGTCGTTATAATCTGGAGAATTTATTGAGTGCCGGTGTAACTAATCAAGTTTTTAGTAAAGGGCAAAATGAATTAAGTACTGATGAAAAAGACATCTTAGATCAGTTAGCTGGTTTAGGTTATGAAAAGTATTTGAGTTTTAAGAATCATCCAAAATTTATTCCATATTTGGAACAAATGAGTACGTTGAAATATTATGCTAAGACAAATATTGGAAGTAGGCCATCTAAAAGAAGTAAGTCGGAGCATTTAGATTTTGCTGATTTGCGTGCAATTCCTTTTGTAGGTTCTTGGAGTCAGTTGAAGCAAAATGTTCCTGGATTTTTTGGAGTAGGTAGTGCTTTGAAGCATTTTGAAGATACGAATCAATGGGATAAAGTTCAGGATTTATATGATAATTCTATGTTTTTTAAAACTTTATTGGAAAATAGTATGATGTCATTGGCCAAATCATTTTTCCCATTAACGGCTTACATGAGGAAAGATCCACAGTTTGGAGAATTCTGGCAAATTATTTACGATGAATTTTTAGAAACAAAACGATTGCTTTTAAAAATTGCGGGTCATAAGGAACTGATGGAAAATTATCCTGATGGTAAAGCATCAATACAAATAAGAGAGCGTATTGTATTGCCATTGTTGACAATACAACAATATGCTTTGTTGCGAATAAATGAATTAAACAAAGAGGCTAAACCAGATGGAGCTTTAATAAAAGTGTATGAAAAAATAGTAACTCGATCACTTTTTGGAAATACAAATGCTAGTAGAAACTCTGCTTAA